In a single window of the Methanolobus psychrophilus R15 genome:
- a CDS encoding RNA-binding protein — MLVCVMGDQLKVRSRIQIRKSDKIKLLKELKDSFGDVVDSFSEKKFETATADDLPIVIIEGKLLLFKVGDIYFPTVRGVLELGLRKNIVKVDAGAIRFVVNGADVMCPGIVSTDPDIQAGDPVMIVEETHNKPLAIGIAIMSGAEMKASSGKAIKSVHYVGDKLWNLDI, encoded by the coding sequence ATGCTTGTCTGTGTAATGGGTGATCAGTTGAAAGTCAGATCCAGGATACAAATAAGGAAATCAGATAAGATCAAATTGCTGAAGGAATTAAAAGATTCTTTCGGCGATGTGGTCGACAGTTTCTCCGAAAAGAAGTTCGAAACAGCTACTGCTGATGACCTGCCTATTGTGATAATCGAAGGCAAATTGCTCCTGTTCAAGGTGGGCGATATTTACTTCCCGACCGTAAGGGGAGTACTTGAGCTTGGCCTGAGGAAGAACATAGTCAAGGTAGATGCCGGAGCTATCCGCTTTGTTGTCAACGGGGCTGATGTGATGTGCCCGGGAATAGTTTCCACAGACCCTGATATCCAGGCTGGCGACCCTGTGATGATTGTAGAGGAAACACACAACAAGCCACTTGCCATAGGCATTGCTATAATGTCCGGCGCTGAAATGAAGGCAAGTTCAGGCAAGGCGATAAAATCTGTCCATTATGTGGGCGACAAGCTCTGGAACCTTGACATCTGA
- a CDS encoding ZPR1-like zinc finger protein: MSEKAPCHSFVTRTSCPLCHEDLIINWQGDDIPYFGEVMHITSRCECGFRFSDTLILTQRAPMRYELELESQDDLNSRVVRSTSGTIRIPELGIDVEPGSISESYVTNVEGVLDRILNVVMTATKWHVEEPEKHSLGLDIQQALRDAIDGHRKLTLVIEDPMGNSAIISERAKSKQLTPEEAENLKTGMIVFDTSTSEMEVDACDQDHSITD, from the coding sequence TTGAGTGAAAAGGCCCCCTGCCATAGCTTTGTGACCCGGACTTCGTGTCCCCTCTGTCATGAGGATCTTATCATCAACTGGCAGGGTGATGATATTCCTTATTTTGGGGAGGTCATGCATATCACCTCCAGGTGTGAATGCGGTTTCAGGTTCTCTGATACGCTTATCCTTACACAGCGTGCCCCCATGCGGTATGAGCTGGAACTGGAAAGCCAGGATGACCTGAACAGCAGGGTCGTACGTTCCACCTCCGGGACCATACGCATACCTGAGCTTGGTATTGATGTGGAGCCCGGCTCTATCTCCGAATCTTATGTGACCAATGTGGAAGGTGTCCTTGACAGAATACTGAATGTAGTCATGACTGCGACCAAGTGGCATGTAGAAGAGCCTGAAAAGCATTCATTGGGGCTTGATATCCAGCAGGCCTTAAGGGATGCTATAGATGGCCACAGGAAACTCACACTGGTCATAGAGGACCCTATGGGAAACAGCGCCATAATATCCGAAAGGGCAAAGTCAAAACAGCTGACTCCTGAAGAGGCGGAAAATCTTAAGACTGGAATGATCGTTTTTGATACATCTACTTCTGAGATGGAGGTCGATGCATGTGATCAGGATCATTCAATAACCGATTGA
- a CDS encoding peroxiredoxin: MPEECCQNVTMPLIGDDAPSFTARTTLGVVNFPDDYRGKWIVFFSHPGDFTPVCTTEFIRFSSMQQEFRKLNTELLGLSIDSNSSHIAWLGAIRDKIEYKGMKDVDIMFPVIEDLSMDVARRYGMIHPNARYSPEEILERFERSGGKLKLQEFSTETVRATFIIDPQAKIRAMLHYPFSTGRNMDEIKRIILALQKSDSEHVYTPEGWHPGDDVIVPNPTTWTDAKDRETDEDSGLMCSGWFLCMRKDHKR, encoded by the coding sequence TTGCCAGAGGAATGCTGCCAGAATGTTACCATGCCTCTTATAGGGGATGATGCGCCGTCCTTTACAGCCCGGACTACCTTGGGTGTCGTAAATTTCCCGGATGATTACAGGGGGAAATGGATTGTGTTCTTCAGTCATCCCGGTGATTTCACTCCGGTCTGTACCACGGAGTTCATACGTTTTTCTTCCATGCAGCAGGAATTCAGGAAGCTTAACACTGAATTACTTGGCCTTTCTATTGACAGTAACAGTTCCCATATAGCGTGGCTTGGGGCCATAAGGGACAAGATCGAGTATAAGGGCATGAAGGATGTAGATATTATGTTCCCGGTCATTGAGGATCTAAGCATGGATGTTGCACGCAGGTATGGCATGATACACCCCAACGCGCGTTATTCTCCGGAAGAGATCCTTGAAAGGTTCGAGCGCTCAGGTGGAAAGCTCAAATTGCAGGAATTCAGTACAGAAACTGTACGTGCGACCTTTATCATTGATCCGCAGGCAAAGATCCGTGCCATGCTTCACTATCCCTTCTCTACCGGCAGGAATATGGATGAGATCAAAAGGATAATCCTGGCTCTCCAGAAATCGGATAGCGAGCATGTTTATACGCCGGAGGGCTGGCATCCCGGTGATGATGTGATAGTCCCGAATCCCACTACCTGGACTGATGCAAAGGACCGGGAAACTGACGAGGACAGCGGCCTGATGTGTTCCGGCTGGTTCCTCTGCATGAGGAAGGACCACAAGAGATAG
- the valS gene encoding valyl-tRNA synthetase, whose translation MTVPKEYIPHEVEPKWKATWDMSMYHFDWNDSTRPQYIIDTPPPYPTGNFHIGNSLNWCYIDFVARYKRMCGYNVMFPQGWDCHGLPTEVKVEEIHGITKNEVPREQFRQMCRDLTLGNIGKMRATLMNLGFSVDWSNEFVTMEPAYYSKTQRSFRKMYDMGRVYQSEHPVNWCPRCETAIAFAEVEYDARDTKLNFLNFDQLKIATTRPELLAACVAVAINPDDERYNSHVGSNVKVPLFCHEVPVISDIQVDPSFGTGVVMICTFGDKQDVRWWVEHQLPLRKAIDKNGRMTAIAGKYEGLSIPECKAAIIEDLKAQGHLYEQKTLDQNVGMCWRCDTPIEILSERQWFVKIDTDAVAKAADEISWLPEYMKVRLDNWINTMEWDWCISRQRLFATPIPVWYCKECGEVMVAKEEWMPIDPTRQQPPEACSCGCTVFEPEEDVLDTWMDSSITALHVSGWLSEHDLKLPAQLRPQGHDIIRTWAFYTILRSMALTGKRPWDSILINGMVLGEDGHKMSKSLGNVISPEEVIKEYSADSFRQWAAVGGSPGSDVMFRWKDVVAASRFFTKVWSIYRFSMSHLEDYEHAEVDVSGLEVIDRWLLSHLNRLIMSVTQSMETYQFDEAFKAIRGFSWDILADNYLELIKSRLYGDDGRGKQAAKYTLFVTMDTLTRLLAPFAPFFAEEMFSNIGEGSIHVQSWPQAKENLVDVDVENSGEFIKDVASAIRRYKSEKGMALNARLEKIELYGVDMDITDIIGVTNSPVEVIAGKPDFEHVPVNVKPNMGKIGPVFRGKAKAIIDALLEENPKKIADDISKGKISVSVNGEIIELEADFVEVEKEVVSAGRSVDVLDVSGMPVVIVR comes from the coding sequence ATGACGGTCCCAAAAGAATACATCCCGCATGAAGTTGAGCCAAAGTGGAAAGCAACGTGGGATATGTCCATGTACCATTTTGACTGGAACGACAGTACAAGACCACAATATATTATCGATACCCCTCCTCCTTATCCCACCGGTAACTTCCACATAGGAAACTCACTCAACTGGTGCTATATCGACTTTGTCGCACGCTACAAGAGAATGTGCGGTTACAATGTCATGTTCCCTCAGGGATGGGACTGCCACGGGTTGCCCACCGAGGTAAAGGTGGAAGAGATCCACGGCATTACGAAGAATGAGGTACCGAGGGAACAGTTCAGGCAGATGTGTCGTGATCTCACTCTTGGGAACATCGGGAAGATGCGGGCCACCCTGATGAACCTGGGATTTTCAGTGGACTGGAGCAATGAGTTCGTAACAATGGAGCCTGCGTATTATTCCAAGACCCAGCGCTCCTTCCGGAAGATGTATGACATGGGACGCGTCTATCAGTCGGAGCATCCTGTGAACTGGTGCCCCAGATGTGAAACCGCTATTGCCTTCGCTGAAGTGGAGTATGATGCAAGGGACACAAAACTCAATTTCCTTAATTTTGACCAGCTCAAGATAGCAACAACAAGGCCCGAGCTGCTTGCGGCATGTGTGGCTGTTGCTATCAATCCGGATGATGAGCGCTACAATTCTCATGTAGGCTCAAACGTGAAAGTCCCTCTATTTTGCCATGAGGTTCCTGTGATCAGCGATATCCAGGTGGACCCCTCCTTTGGTACTGGCGTTGTCATGATATGTACGTTCGGTGACAAGCAGGACGTGCGCTGGTGGGTGGAACACCAGCTTCCGCTGCGTAAGGCTATTGACAAGAACGGCCGCATGACTGCTATCGCAGGCAAGTATGAAGGACTGAGTATCCCTGAGTGCAAAGCTGCCATTATCGAGGACCTGAAAGCACAGGGTCATCTGTATGAACAGAAGACCCTCGACCAGAACGTAGGCATGTGCTGGCGCTGTGATACTCCGATCGAGATCCTCTCTGAAAGGCAGTGGTTCGTGAAAATAGATACTGACGCAGTGGCAAAGGCAGCGGATGAGATCAGCTGGCTTCCCGAGTACATGAAGGTCAGGCTTGACAACTGGATAAACACCATGGAATGGGACTGGTGCATCTCCCGCCAGAGGCTGTTCGCAACTCCTATACCTGTCTGGTACTGTAAGGAGTGCGGCGAGGTCATGGTTGCAAAGGAGGAATGGATGCCCATAGACCCCACCAGGCAGCAGCCTCCTGAGGCTTGCAGCTGCGGTTGTACGGTGTTCGAACCTGAGGAGGATGTGCTGGATACCTGGATGGACTCATCCATTACCGCGCTTCATGTTTCCGGCTGGCTCTCCGAGCACGACCTGAAACTTCCGGCACAGCTGCGCCCACAGGGTCATGATATCATCCGTACATGGGCTTTCTATACGATACTGAGATCAATGGCACTCACCGGGAAGAGGCCGTGGGACTCCATACTTATCAATGGCATGGTGCTGGGTGAGGACGGACACAAGATGAGCAAATCCCTGGGTAATGTTATCTCGCCTGAGGAAGTTATCAAAGAGTACAGCGCAGACTCATTCCGGCAATGGGCGGCTGTGGGCGGCTCCCCGGGCTCGGACGTTATGTTCCGCTGGAAAGATGTCGTAGCAGCTTCCAGGTTCTTTACGAAGGTGTGGAGCATCTACAGGTTCTCAATGTCCCATCTTGAGGATTACGAACACGCAGAAGTGGATGTATCCGGACTGGAAGTTATAGACAGGTGGCTGTTGAGCCATCTTAACCGTCTTATCATGTCCGTGACACAGAGCATGGAGACATACCAGTTCGATGAGGCTTTCAAGGCAATACGCGGCTTCTCATGGGATATACTTGCGGACAACTATCTTGAGCTCATCAAGTCCCGTCTTTATGGGGACGATGGCAGAGGCAAGCAGGCTGCAAAGTACACCTTGTTCGTTACTATGGACACGCTCACAAGGCTGCTCGCACCTTTTGCTCCTTTCTTTGCGGAAGAAATGTTCTCAAACATAGGTGAGGGGAGCATACATGTCCAGTCATGGCCACAGGCAAAGGAAAACCTTGTCGATGTCGATGTCGAGAACTCCGGTGAGTTCATCAAGGACGTTGCAAGTGCTATCAGGCGATACAAGTCTGAAAAAGGGATGGCATTGAACGCCCGCCTGGAAAAGATCGAGCTGTATGGCGTGGATATGGATATCACTGATATTATAGGTGTGACAAATTCCCCGGTAGAGGTCATCGCCGGCAAACCGGACTTTGAACATGTGCCTGTGAATGTTAAGCCCAACATGGGAAAAATAGGCCCTGTATTCAGAGGAAAGGCAAAGGCTATTATCGATGCCCTGCTTGAAGAGAATCCTAAAAAGATTGCTGACGATATTTCAAAGGGAAAGATATCCGTTTCCGTCAACGGAGAGATCATAGAACTTGAGGCGGATTTCGTTGAGGTTGAAAAGGAAGTTGTTTCAGCAGGCAGGTCGGTGGATGTTCTCGATGTCAGCGGAATGCCCGTTGTTATCGTAAGGTAA